The DNA segment GTCGGCGAAGCGAAGCTGATTCTTCCAGGTCGCCAGGTAGGGCTTCCCACTCCGGTCGCTCGTCACGCGAGGCACTGCTGGAATGATCGCCCCATTCGATTGAACGTACTGAGCCCCCGTACCAAAGCTTGCCGCATAGTCGGTCAGGGCAGCTCCTTCCGATGTGAAGTCACCAATACTCAACGTCGCTTCAGGACGGGAAGGGCAGAGGTAACTTGGTACCTGGGTTTGATAGGATTCCTTCGGCTGTTCAGCCGCAAGGTAGTGGACGTCCCACAGCGCGAGCTGATTGCCTCCTTCCAAATAAGGCAGAACCAACGCCCCCCAAGTCGCCCAACTATTTTCCGTTTCGGAGTTGTCCCCAATAAACGCTGGCGGAAGGTTGCCGTAGGTGTCGTGAAAGTTATGAGCCGCAAGACCGATCTGCTTCAAATTATTGGTGCAGTGCACGCGTCGAGCAGCTTCACGGGCCTGTTGCACCGCAGGCAAGAGCAGCGCGATCAACACACCGATGATGGCGATGACCACCAACAGTTCGACCAACGTGAAACCGCGGTGACGAAACAAACTTCGGATATTCGATTGATGATGATTCATAGCTTGATTCTTGAAAAATGTAGGCG comes from the Bremerella sp. JC817 genome and includes:
- a CDS encoding DUF1559 domain-containing protein — protein: MNHHQSNIRSLFRHRGFTLVELLVVIAIIGVLIALLLPAVQQAREAARRVHCTNNLKQIGLAAHNFHDTYGNLPPAFIGDNSETENSWATWGALVLPYLEGGNQLALWDVHYLAAEQPKESYQTQVPSYLCPSRPEATLSIGDFTSEGAALTDYAASFGTGAQYVQSNGAIIPAVPRVTSDRSGKPYLATWKNQLRFADISDGTTNTTMFGEKVIRPKSLRGKNEDRSVFSGIRNTHRRMLGLHSNGDRRPLLPTNNQSVPLANSSFGGPHPGVTLFVFVDGSVQSLPLTTDIETLTAFATRAGGEVR